GCATCAATTGGGATGCTCTTAAAGCAAGTCGACCTGTAGATGGTGTTTTTGAGGTAAGAGATTAAATCTTTTCAGTAAGATTTAGTCTTTTTTCTTTCCTCTGCGATTGAACAATTTCTTCTCTTTTTTGGATGAGGTTTTTTCTTCATTCTTTGCCTGGCCTGCATTCTTTGGCTTCTGATTGTTAGGCATAGTCGCGATTTCGTCGCCGTCGATATTAGTAACAGCTGTAACCGTAATGCCTGACTGACGCATTGCTTGAATACCTTGACTCAGTCGGTTAAATGGAATTTGAATGCTTGTTGATGTTGTTGGCCTAGACCGCCCATAGGCAATTGTTTTGACGAGAAATGAACTGCCTGAAAAGGGTCCCATCGATTCAATCTTGACTGCTCCAAGAATATGATCTAACTATCATTGTGCAAGTCTTTTGAATATATAACTTTTTGATAAAAGGGGATTGGTAAAGCTTTATGAAGCAGTGCTAGCATTACTCTATTGTCTAAGTTCTTGTTTTGCATAATTCCGCAAGATTTGACAACATCCATCCCGGTCTGACCTGTGAGCATGCACGTCATTTGCTGATGAAGTCTGCAACTGAGCAAGATTCAGAAAGTGATTTTTACACAGCAGCAGCTCACTTAATTAATTGTCCTGGGATTGAAACCGAACAAACGTTGATTGAATTTTTGCAATATCGCGAATCTTCTTGCCAATCAATTAAAATTACTAAACGCAAGATCGTTGAAGTTTTAGCGCGTCTGGGATGTATTGATGCGGTTCCTGCGATCGGCAAGTGCCTATGGTCTGATGATGTCTATTTAGTTGAAAATAGTGTTTGGGCATTGCAAATTTTACAATGCCAAGATCAGATATTCATTGATCAAATGATTGATATTCTTCGAGTAGATACCACTAATCAGAGGATTAGCATACAGTGTCTGGCTACTTTGAATATTTCTAGAAGTGTAGATGTTATTCGTCCTTTCCAGGAAAGCTCTGTTCCTGGAATTAAAGGTGCTGCAATTTCCGCTATCGCGAAGCTAACTCGTAACTTCACAAGAGTTCCTGAGATATCTTTGAATTTATTATTGCCGAATCAAATGGATAGGCATTTTGCCATACAGGATTTGATTGATGTGGATGCCATAGACCAGCTTAATGAAATTTTTGCGGCTCCCGTTTCACCTGTTTTTAAAATGCGCGCTGTTCGTGAAATGTACGGTGAGAATTCAGCGAGTGTTGTTGATTTAAATTTGCTTTCATCGCTTGACTCTCTTTTTTCTTGTGATTTATCTGCAATCAATTGTGTCCACGAATATGACGAGTCGCCCTCTAGTGAGTTTCTGGTTCGGGATTTATATAATACTGACTTTAGCCGATGTTATTTAGCGCTTAAGTATTTGTCGTCTCGCTCGGCTTCTGAGATATTCCCGATGTTGAAGGAATCATGGGTTGAAGAGGCTCATAATGATTATGGAGCTCATTACTGCTTTATTTGTCTGTTTGGCTCTATTTTTGATTGGTCTGCGGAGTCTAAGCGTTGGATTTTCGAGGTGCTGCTTTCGTCGATTTCTAATTTGAGGCCACAATTTCAGAAGAGTAGAGCTGCGTCAATCTTAGCCCTTGCTAAGCTTAATCCTTCAATGCTTTGTGAGCTCATCCCAGAGATATTATCTTCTCGTGATTCCATGCCTTGGGATATGCGTTATTCATTGATTCAATCTATAGACAACTACGCAGAATTAGAAATTGCATTGAAAAACAAAATGATTTTTCAACTTTCTGATAATGATATCGATCAATTTGTTCAGGCTAGAGCTCGCATGGCGTTAGCTTCATAACCCATCACCTTTTATCAAGGACAGGTCATTGCTATAGCCTCCTGCTAAAGTCGGAGACAATTAACTTCTTTGATTGTGTCTTCAATAATATCTCTTGATGATCTGTTCCTGGACTTGTCTCATCCGAATCCCAATATTAGAATGGATGCATGTGTATCAATGTCTGAAAACTACTTTGATGAGGCATTGCCTCGTCTTCTTGCCCTGTTAAATGATCCTGACCCTACGATTTATCGAACGGCAGTTAAGGGTTTGGGTGTTTTTGGTCACGGGGTTTTGTTTCCTCTTCTTGATCTTTATGATAAGACCGATAATGGTACGGTTAAGGCATGCTGTATCAAAGCTTTTGTTCAAGTTGCTGTGAATTTTCCCGATGCTGTTTTTCCAGAGCAGGCCATTCAAGCATTAAAGTTGGCACTGGATGATATCAATCCTGTTGTGTCTCAATCTGCTTTGATGACTCTCGGATATTTCTCAAAGCAGGAGCACGAGAAAGAGCGTGTGATCCCTATTTTAATTCAAGTTTGCAACAGTACGAATATTGCCCATGTCCAATCTGCTGTGATGTCTCTTGCTGAGATCGACTCTACTGAGGTAGATCAGTGTTTCGAGAGGATGATCAATCATGATTCAACAGATGTGTTGATTAAGGAAATTCTTGAGGCAAGTATGTCTCGCCGCCAAAGCCTTTTTGGCAATTAATTTTTTATTTTAGTGCTTCATTAGTTGATTCCTCGCGACGATCATTACGCCTTTAACTTGCTCGTCAGATTCTTGACGAATTGCTCGATCGAGAAAGTCAATTGAAATAACTGCTTCCATTTTCATCAGAGAGAGTGCAGCATTTTTTCGAACCTGATCGTTTTTGTCTTTTAATAATTCGTGGAGTTGATGAGCTCCTTCTTCTTGATCCATTGATTTGCCTACAATGATTGCGGCTTCTGCACGCACTTCACTGTCTTGATCTTTTAATGCATTCAATATTAATGCTTGTACGTCTTTGTTTTCACTTTTTTGAGCTTGTTCGGCCAACGCATTTAGAGCCGCTATTCTTATCTCCGGATTTTTAGAGCTTATCGCTGAATTAAAGCCCATCGGACCTTTGGAGCCTATAAATCCTAATGCAAGATTGATTAACCCTATCTGAAAAGCTGTGCAGTTTGATTCAGTTAAAATTCTCAGCAATGGTTCAATTGCTGGTTCTCCGATTGTGGCCATTGCCCCGGCTGATGAACCTTGAACGACAGGATCTTCGTCGCTCTCAAATGCCTCAATTAGGTTTGGCAATGCTTTTTTGTTCCCAATAATATTTAGTGTTTTAGCTGAGGCTCTTCTAATGACGACGTTAGAGCTGTTTTTTAATGCCTCGCATAATATTGGAATGGCATCTTCACCAATTGAACCGAGGCTTTTTGCAAATGTTAATCTTAACTCTCCTCTGTTGTCTCCTAATCCAGCCACCATTTTGTTGATGGACTCGAGGTCTGAATTTGGCAGCTCTCCATGGCTCAATTTTTGTTTTAAGGCCGTTGCTAGTTCCAGTGCTTCTTCCTGCGTCAGAGTCTCGATTTTGATGTCTTCTTGTTGAGAATTTATTCCTGTCATTTCTAAGCGAGTACTTCACCATTGAATCTAGCCGATCGCTTGTGTGTTTCCTGATCTGATTCAATCTTTGATTAATGCCCTCCACTTAAGACGAACACTGCTCATAAAAAAGCCCCCATCATGGATGAGGGCTCATGCTATGGAATCCGAAACTTAGAATCTAGAAGAAGATTCCAAATGGACGGAATGGCACATAATCACTCATCGCTGGTACATTATGACCTGTGTACTGTTGCTGAGGCAGTTTGACAGGTATTTGGGTGACAGATACATAGGAGAAAGGCTGAGGCTTTGTGCTCTCTCTTGATGCACTGGCCAAAGCATTAACGGTTTTGCTTTGTCTGCCCTGTGCGTTATCGCTGATTGCTACTTTCATCCCTCCAAGATCCCTCATCAAATTGAAGGATCGGGTGTTCATACCTGCATATGAATCTTTTGTGCGGTCGTAAGGAACGATGTCTGCACCAAAGACTTCTGTGTATTCTGCAGAGTCAGTCAGAGTATCGATCAGTGCATCAAAGCCCTCTTCTGCCTGCAGTTTGATATGGTTTTGAACTTCTTGCTGGTTGAGTGGTGCCCGTCCTAGCAAATGTTTGAAGTTAAGCTCAATACCGCGTTGGGCGCCTACAGCATGGAAGAAGTTGTCCTTGTAGAAGTCAGACTTAGCAAGGCCATTTACGAAATCACGTACTGTGATTTCACCATTCATCAGACGTACTTCCAGTGAAGTTTCGCGCTGGTTATCAGTCGGGGGAAGATTTCCTAATACTTGACGGTAGGCGGCAACAATGACCCTCTCAAGGGCCGCACTACTGTCTGGAGAATACCGATCAAAAGTAACTGCGAAAGGACACTCTGAGAGCAGCCTTGGACCAATGCCGATACCCATTGCGGCACAGTGCTGGCGCTTGTATTCAGCAATGGCACCTGCAACTGTGCGGGGAACAGTGTTTTTACCAGCTTTGCTTTTTGTGGAGAAAGCAGCGGGACCTGTTCTGGTCGCCGAGGTGAGGGCTTGCAGGCTTGTTTCTGCTCCGAGCATGATGAAGATGGGGGGAGTGGTGGTTTGAATGCGCCTCTACATCTCAGGGCAAGAAATCAATTATGCCTTGAAATTGTATGGCGTAATATTGCCCAATGATGATTCGTCAACGAGTTAATCTAGCTTTTGGCAGAATAACGCAACGGCAACATCTTTCCTGATTTCCTATTCCTTAGGACGACTTTGCTATGGCAAAAGTAAATTCCTGAAAAAAAAGGGTGGGCATTGCCCACCCCGTTGTTCCATGCGGAATAAATCAGTTCCTGAGAAGTGATATCAACCCAGGGAGTTGATCACGTAGTCAAGAAGGGTGTTGTAAGCAGTGAGAGCTTGAGCGCTCATGTCGCGAGGTGAGCAACCGTCGTTGCGCATGTTGGAGAAGCCTGCAACATAGGTACCAGCGTCGATGCTGAGAGCCTTGTAAACTTCCTTCTGGCCGTTGATGGCGAGTTCGTCAAGAGGACCAGTGCCACCTGTAACCAGGCAGTAGTTGATCAGACGAAGGTAGTGAACGAAGTCACGCTTGCACTTCTCTTTGCCTTCAGTTGCACACTGGCGAGGCTGGCGGCCAGTAGCACCGTTTGGATACTGTGCGTACACAGCGTCAACAGCGCGCTGAGCAATTGCGTCGTAGTTAGCAGAAAGCTTTTCAGCAGCTTCAAGACGAGCAGCTGCACGTTGGATAGAACCCTGAACGGATTCCATGTCTGATGCTGAGGGGAAGCGTGAAGCGCTGTCGGCTGCGCCGACAACGGTGGTGATAACAGACTTCATGAGTTGGAAGTGAGTGGTGTTTGACGATTAAATGAGATCAGATTCAGCTGATTGCGCTGATCACTGCATCGAAGTAGCTACCTGCTTCACCAGCGAGGCTGGAGCAGTCACCCTGAGTTACAGCTGCCTTCTTAGGCTGGCTGTTGGTGTTGGTGATCAATGCTGCGGAGGCGGCCTTCATGATGGCCACTGCGCGTGCAGCAGATCCGGTAGGAACGCCAAGTGCGGCGTAGGTTTCGCGAAGTCCGTTAAGGCAACGATCCTGCAGTACAGATGCGTCGCCTGCCAGAAGGGCGTAGCTCACATAACGGAGAACGATTTCGCCATCACGGAGGCAAGCTGCCATTTTGCGGTTGGTGTACACACCACCATTAGGTGCAGTCAAGCCGGTGTTTTCACAGCAAATGCCAGCAACGGCGTCAGAGACGATGCAAGCAGCATTTGATGAGAGGGCGTTAACAGCGTCAAGGCGCTTGTTGCCGTCTGCAATGAATGACTTGAGAGAGGCAAGCTCGCCTCCGCCAATGAAGGCGCCGCTTGAATCGGCCGAGACGGCCTTCCTGGAGAATGCGTCGAGCATGAGGAGTTGGGAAGAGTTTTTTGGGGGGATGCGTATCCGCCAAAAGGACATTACTTCTCTTTTTTTGTCTCCTCCTCCTCCGGGCTACGTCAGGACAAAAAAGTTTGCAATCACCAATCCGAATAAAATATAAAGGTCAGCGTGCGCACCGACAGAGCCTTTCGTGGACAGACTTTTGAGCGCTTCGAGAAACATCATGAAAAATTATGAAGCACTTGCAGGCAGCTCCATCTCAGTGGCACCCACTGTGAGCTTGTGCTGATTTCCTTGAGGAGATCGAGCTGGTCGGTTAGATCCAGTTTCAGGCAGCCCCATGCTGCGGCAACTCTTGACTTTGCATACTGAGGAAGGGTCTCTGCCAGTGATGTTTTGATCAGCTCCTCTCTTTCATGGATGCAGGCAAGACCAATTAATGAAGTGAGCAGATAGTTTGCTCCGTAATCACTCCATAAACGTGCGCGAATGCCGTCAATGATTTCGATTTGTTGACTTTTGGGCATTTTTAGGAGGCTTAGTGCTGCTCCGTATTGTTTTCCCTCGTCTCGGTGTTGCAGGTTGTTCTCAATCTCTATTGGGTCTTGTTGACTCAACCACTCGTCGCGCATGGCAAGACTTCTAGGATCATCTTGAAGAAGTGTGGTGATTATGTTGATGTGTTCTTCCGGTACCTCTGCTTTCTTTGTTGGATCAACGAGTTGAAAAGCACTCTTGGCTCGTAACGGCATTGATACAGCGCTCCTGATCAGATATTGCAACATGTTGATATCACCAGAATCTCCAAGGTCGATGACAGCAGAGCGGCGACGGCCTGCTTGAAGATCATGGAGTTGTGGAATCAGTGGTTTTAGTTGATCAAGATCGCCCTCGACACGAGCACAAAAAGCCCTTGCTGCTCCTGAAATCAATGGGTTTTCATCATGGATTAGCGTTTGAATGAATGATGTACCACTCTTAAGTCCTAGTCTGGTATGAGCCTGAATCACTGCTCTTTTTTGTGGATCACTCCCTTTCAAGGCTTTGAGCAGTGATTCACATTGACTGTCTGTAAGAGGAGCAGATATTTGTGTAATTGAATCGGCAGCATTGATCACGGACGGCTCATCATCAAATTCCAAAGCCTTAAACAGGCAATCTAAAGCTTGTGCATTTTTTCTCCGTCCCAATGCCTCGATCGCCTTCCGCCTTGTGATTCTGTTAAAGAGGTCCTCTGGATCCAGATCGACAGCGCTGATCAGCCCCTGCAATGACTCGTCACTTGAGCATGCTGCGAGTCGTGTTGCTGCCATATATTTATCAACAGGATTCGGCAGATCTCTTGGGTCCGATAAGAGGATTTTTAGAGATGACTCTTCTGACAGTCCCTCGAATAAGACATCGAATCGCTCTGCCATAATTCTTTTAATTCGTCGTGACTTCATTTAAGCGTCTTAAATCTACCACTTTGTATTGGGATGAGATCAATTGAGTCGGTTTGTGCCCCTTTCATTTTCAACCGCACCAATTTTGTAATTGCATCCCCCACTCACTGCATTGGTGTAGTATTGATCTGATTGATTCCGTTTAGAATGTCGGTCTCTGTTGAAGACGAAAAAGCGTTGCCCCGCTTTGTTGAGATGATTACTCAAAATATTGAACTACAGAATCGACTTAATTCTGTAACCGATATTAACTCACTTCGGAACTTGATTCAGTCAGTAGAGCCGTTACTGACTGGTGCGGCCTTGATTCCATTGGAACAAGCCACCAGACCACCTAAGATTTTGGTTGACTCTGGTCATACAAGCCAAAAAATCCCTTGGCGCCTTCTTCGCTGCACTGGAGGTCCTTTAGTTCTGCAGCTTATCTGTACGAACTCAAACTTTGCAATTTGGATTGAATCTTGTTAAATTCATCTTCCAGCCAAATCATCCAACAGTTTATTTACTCTGTAGTTCAAAGTCATGAGATTGCTACTGGACTAAAGACGCTTACCTCGCACGAACAAATTATTGATTATGCATATTCGAAGGGGTTCTCTTTTTCAAAGGCAGATTGGGATGAATTTGTTCGTTTGGATTCTGAGTGTTTGAGTTCTAAGGAAAAGCAATCATCTCAATTTTATGATATCAACCATTGGAGTTGGGCTTTTCGTCAGGTTTCATCTTGGAGAGCTATGCTGATGGAAGGAGCCGATCAGGTTTCTTCTTAAAATCTATAACTGCAGTTCACATCCATGAGTACCCCCCTTTCTGATTCCCAGAAGGATCAAATTCTTGAAGATTTTATTCGTCTTGCGCAGAGTGATAGTCAATTAAAAGAGGAGATTAAGTCGTCCCGAAATCAAGATGAAATTATTGCATTAGCTCAACAAAAGGGTTACCACTTTGATTCATTGACGTTGCTTCGTAAATGGAGTGAGCATACTGATTTCTCTCAACCAACGTGGATGGGTTGGTTTTCAGATTGATTCTATTACCTATGAATTTATTTCTGAATACCTTGTTTGCTTAGATCCTTTTTTTGCCCAATAAGTTACTAACTCTTCACCTCCAGGTCTTGGTACTGAAGCAATTGCTCGCAATATCTTAAACGATCGATTTGGTCCCATTGGCCAATTGCCTACAGCTTTGACTGCCCTTACACGACCTCCCAATGATTCCATAATCACTTCAAATTTTTCCAATTGTGTTTGATCAACAGTTTCAAAAATAAAATCCCCTCCCTCGCAAATCAAATGCTGAGACCGGATCCATGATTTAATTTGGGATTTACTATCTTTCATTGCTGATGTTTTTGTGCATCCAATCATTGGCAATAACTTCCCCAATATCTTTTATCTTTTTGAAGATTAATTGTCCGTGTTCAGATCCCCAAATTTGTTTATTGGTTTCTGGATCGTATCCGCGGTCTCTGCTTACCCAACTGTCTTCTGTGACTTCCACTTCACTAACTAAATATGTGAGTTGTCCATCTCTTGGGACCATGCATTTATTTCCGGGTTCTACTGAGCCTATATAGTGCCCATTCTTTTTGGTTTTGAAATGCATTGCACAACCACATCTTGATTTTAAGCTGTCTTTTTTCAAGGATTGAAGAAGTTCAGGATTTCTACCTGCTCCAGCTAATCTTTCTGGATTGGCAAATCCAAAGTTTTCCATGATAAACATATCTGATTCTTTTTTATGGGTGATTAATCTATGGATGCCTTGTCTATATGGTGACCATGGTGCGTAGTCATAGTGTTGTTCTGAATAAAATCCTGGTCCGTTGAAGATCGTCCAGGGCAAGGGTCTGAAGATGATATTAATGCGAGCAAAATCTTTGGGATTTTCTTGAGATTGGTCGAAATTATCGTATATGCCTGCAATTGTTTTGGCAAATTTGACTATAGATTCCATAGAAATGTTTGACTTTATGATTTGATTAATCGACGAACTTCAGATGAGAAGGACGTCTGTAGTATTCCGGAACCTTCTGACGTCTTAAGAACTGAGGATCGACAGCGTACGTTCTCGCTTACAAACCAAATTCTCTCTTCAGCAATTGATTGATCATATTTAGTTTTCAGGACAAACGTGCCATCATCTAGAAAATTATATTCTGATCTTGCTGCTATAGATTCTGCGTAACCAACACTTCTTAGCAGTGTTCCGGATTGTTCATTGTTTGGTATCGGCACGATAATACATTGGCCATTCGCCACATCATTAGGGTCTTCAGGCTCCCAGTCACTTTCAGCAGACCATTTCATCAAAAAAGGTGACTTAATATCAGACACACTTAAGTCACCTTCTTGTTTGAGTATTGCTTGCAAATCAGAATCTGTAGTGCTGATTTTTTCTACTGATATTTCACTTAGAACGTCTTCAAATTGCTGAAAGGCTAAAGAATGGGCCGAGCGCATCGACCTCCATTCACCCTCAGTTTGAGCAACAAACTGCTCAATATCCATATTAGTTAGCGAATGTATTTGGTTGTTCTTGATGTAGAGATGGACGTGTGTTCTGCATCATGTTGACAACTGAGTCAATCATCATGGACATTGCCATATGATTTTTCTCAACTGATCTCTCGAAATCTGTTTGTTCAGGTTTAATTTTTTGTGAATTTGGGCGGGTGATTGGCATGAGATTTGATTAATTTGGTTGATTATGGTTTGAATTATTCCTTTTGAGTAATTATGGCCTAGCCAGAAGAGTACTAGGCCATAACAACGATAAGCTTTAAGCCTTTGTAATACTAAGGATCTTGCCGCCTTGGGAGAGGATGCTTTTGATTGTTGAAGACATTGATGTCTGGTTAACAACTGACTTTTGAGCTACACGACGATTGGCTCCAACCTGCTTACGTGAACTCCAGCTTATGGTTAATGCGCCACCATTTCCAACTCCTTTCCTCTGACTGATATCAGGAATTGAACCTGTTGTGAGGCTCTGCAAAAGTGTTGAAGCTTTTTGGGCTCCATCGTATCCTGCATATCCAACTTCAAAGGCGTTGGTTCTGGTGTAATTGATTGTGCTTCCACCTTGCATCGTATTTGATCCACGACTATAAGGA
The window above is part of the Synechococcus sp. WH 8020 genome. Proteins encoded here:
- a CDS encoding HEAT repeat domain-containing protein; this translates as MSSIISLDDLFLDLSHPNPNIRMDACVSMSENYFDEALPRLLALLNDPDPTIYRTAVKGLGVFGHGVLFPLLDLYDKTDNGTVKACCIKAFVQVAVNFPDAVFPEQAIQALKLALDDINPVVSQSALMTLGYFSKQEHEKERVIPILIQVCNSTNIAHVQSAVMSLAEIDSTEVDQCFERMINHDSTDVLIKEILEASMSRRQSLFGN
- a CDS encoding HEAT repeat domain-containing protein, which encodes MTGINSQQEDIKIETLTQEEALELATALKQKLSHGELPNSDLESINKMVAGLGDNRGELRLTFAKSLGSIGEDAIPILCEALKNSSNVVIRRASAKTLNIIGNKKALPNLIEAFESDEDPVVQGSSAGAMATIGEPAIEPLLRILTESNCTAFQIGLINLALGFIGSKGPMGFNSAISSKNPEIRIAALNALAEQAQKSENKDVQALILNALKDQDSEVRAEAAIIVGKSMDQEEGAHQLHELLKDKNDQVRKNAALSLMKMEAVISIDFLDRAIRQESDEQVKGVMIVARNQLMKH
- a CDS encoding phycobilisome rod-core linker polypeptide, producing MLGAETSLQALTSATRTGPAAFSTKSKAGKNTVPRTVAGAIAEYKRQHCAAMGIGIGPRLLSECPFAVTFDRYSPDSSAALERVIVAAYRQVLGNLPPTDNQRETSLEVRLMNGEITVRDFVNGLAKSDFYKDNFFHAVGAQRGIELNFKHLLGRAPLNQQEVQNHIKLQAEEGFDALIDTLTDSAEYTEVFGADIVPYDRTKDSYAGMNTRSFNLMRDLGGMKVAISDNAQGRQSKTVNALASASRESTKPQPFSYVSVTQIPVKLPQQQYTGHNVPAMSDYVPFRPFGIFF
- the mpeA gene encoding class 2 C-phycoerythrin subunit alpha gives rise to the protein MKSVITTVVGAADSASRFPSASDMESVQGSIQRAAARLEAAEKLSANYDAIAQRAVDAVYAQYPNGATGRQPRQCATEGKEKCKRDFVHYLRLINYCLVTGGTGPLDELAINGQKEVYKALSIDAGTYVAGFSNMRNDGCSPRDMSAQALTAYNTLLDYVINSLG
- a CDS encoding bleomycin hydrolase; this translates as MLDAFSRKAVSADSSGAFIGGGELASLKSFIADGNKRLDAVNALSSNAACIVSDAVAGICCENTGLTAPNGGVYTNRKMAACLRDGEIVLRYVSYALLAGDASVLQDRCLNGLRETYAALGVPTGSAARAVAIMKAASAALITNTNSQPKKAAVTQGDCSSLAGEAGSYFDAVISAIS
- a CDS encoding HEAT repeat domain-containing protein — protein: MAERFDVLFEGLSEESSLKILLSDPRDLPNPVDKYMAATRLAACSSDESLQGLISAVDLDPEDLFNRITRRKAIEALGRRKNAQALDCLFKALEFDDEPSVINAADSITQISAPLTDSQCESLLKALKGSDPQKRAVIQAHTRLGLKSGTSFIQTLIHDENPLISGAARAFCARVEGDLDQLKPLIPQLHDLQAGRRRSAVIDLGDSGDINMLQYLIRSAVSMPLRAKSAFQLVDPTKKAEVPEEHINIITTLLQDDPRSLAMRDEWLSQQDPIEIENNLQHRDEGKQYGAALSLLKMPKSQQIEIIDGIRARLWSDYGANYLLTSLIGLACIHEREELIKTSLAETLPQYAKSRVAAAWGCLKLDLTDQLDLLKEISTSSQWVPLRWSCLQVLHNFS
- a CDS encoding Nif11-like leader peptide family natural product precursor, with protein sequence MLNSSSSQIIQQFIYSVVQSHEIATGLKTLTSHEQIIDYAYSKGFSFSKADWDEFVRLDSECLSSKEKQSSQFYDINHWSWAFRQVSSWRAMLMEGADQVSS
- a CDS encoding Nif11-like leader peptide family natural product precursor, translating into MSTPLSDSQKDQILEDFIRLAQSDSQLKEEIKSSRNQDEIIALAQQKGYHFDSLTLLRKWSEHTDFSQPTWMGWFSD
- a CDS encoding CpeR family transcriptional regulator; its protein translation is MKDSKSQIKSWIRSQHLICEGGDFIFETVDQTQLEKFEVIMESLGGRVRAVKAVGNWPMGPNRSFKILRAIASVPRPGGEELVTYWAKKGSKQTRYSEINS
- a CDS encoding chromophore lyase CpcT/CpeT, with protein sequence MESIVKFAKTIAGIYDNFDQSQENPKDFARINIIFRPLPWTIFNGPGFYSEQHYDYAPWSPYRQGIHRLITHKKESDMFIMENFGFANPERLAGAGRNPELLQSLKKDSLKSRCGCAMHFKTKKNGHYIGSVEPGNKCMVPRDGQLTYLVSEVEVTEDSWVSRDRGYDPETNKQIWGSEHGQLIFKKIKDIGEVIANDWMHKNISNER
- a CDS encoding phycobiliprotein lyase — its product is MDIEQFVAQTEGEWRSMRSAHSLAFQQFEDVLSEISVEKISTTDSDLQAILKQEGDLSVSDIKSPFLMKWSAESDWEPEDPNDVANGQCIIVPIPNNEQSGTLLRSVGYAESIAARSEYNFLDDGTFVLKTKYDQSIAEERIWFVSENVRCRSSVLKTSEGSGILQTSFSSEVRRLIKS